GACGGCACAAGCGTTCGCGCGCTTGGTGTTTCTGGCGCAGCACCGACTCTGGCTGCTTCTGATATCACTGGTGCTTTGGGTTATACACCGGTTTCATCAGCAAATGGCTATGTCAATGGTGGCAATACCTTTGGCGCCAATGCGACCGTGGGACTGAATGACGCTTTCAAATTAGGTTTTAAAACCAATAACACCACACAAATGACTCTTGATTCAAACGGCAATTTGGGTGTCGGTACTGCCTCTCCATGGAGAAAGCTCCATGTTCAATACACCGCAAGCGCCTCTGATGACGGTATCATTGTCGACAATCTTGGTAATGCTGGCGCCAATCTTTCTTTAAAAAGTTCGGGAGCCGGCGGACACGAATACATGATGATCTCTACAGGCTCTGCGAATTCGACAGGCGCGGGATCTTTCGGAATCTTTGATCAAAATGCAGTTTCCTACAGAATGGTGATTGGCCCTACCGGAAACGTGGGTATCGGCATGTTGGCGCCGGCATATACTTTAGATTTAGGTTCAAGAACCGATGCCCTTCGTTTGCCTTCCGGTTTAGATGCAACCCGTCCTACAAACGCGGCGGGCTTGATTCGTTACAACACAACTTCAAATGTTGTTGAATATAATAATGGCTCTGCTTGGATAACCGTTGGTTCTAGCGGAGGAAGCTTGCCAGCCATTGCCGCTGGTCAAGTGTGGGTTGGTAATGCATCAGGCGCTGCTCAAGCATTTAGCTTGTCTGGTGATGTTGCTTCAGTATCTAACACAGGTTCTGTCGTAGTTAATAAAACAACAACCGGTCAAGCCAATTACATCTTAGCTCTTGATGGCTCTGGGGTTGCTAACGTTAAGGGCCTTGACATGCAAACAGGCACTGGCAAAGTGACTTTGCAAACTGCGGGGGCTTTCACAAACTACGTGCTCACGCTCCCAAATGCGGCTCCAGCGAATAATCAAATCTTAAAATCAGATGCTTCAGGAAATCTTTCTTGGGTGACGTATTTAGCTCAAGTTTCTGATTCAGCTCCCCTCACTAACGGTAAAATGTGGATCGGGAATGCATCAGGTATCGCTTCTGAAGTGACCTTGTCGGGCGATGCGACGATTTCTAATGCAGGCTTATTGACTCTTAAAAATACCGGCACCGTCGGCACCTATTTCAAAGTAGTGACAGACGCTCAAGGTCGCGTGACTTCTGGAGGCGCCCTTGCTTCTGGAGATGTGATAACAGCTCTTGGCTATACGCCAGCAACTCCAGGATCTGGATACATCAATGGCGGGAATACTTTTGGGGCCGATGCCACAATGGGACTCAATGACAATCACAATTTAGGCTTTAGAACGAACAATAAAACCCAAATGACCCTCACAGGAACGGGCTACTTAGGAGTTGGTACAGCCACTCCGCGCGGTAATTTAGATGTCACTTCTCCCGATGTGGCTGAAATGTTTTTAACAAGTAGCAGTGGCGCGAACTACACAGGAAGCGGCCTTGTTTTACAAAGTCTTTCCGCAGCTGGTGGCTCTCGTGCCATGGGTATTTTTATGCATGATGAAGCGGATCAAGATGAGTGGTTTGCGGGAAGACCGTTTAACTGGATCGGAGATAATGACGCTTATATTATTAGCCGTAAAACAAGCACGGCTAATCATGATCGCTCTACGTCAGAAGGGGTTCTGTCTCTTTTAACAATTAAAGGAAATGGCAATGTCGGTATTGGTAATAACACTCCTTCAGTGTCTTTGGATTTAAGTGCGAAAACAGATGCCGTTTCGTTACCAAAGGGAACCACAGCTCAGCAGCCGTCTAATGCCGCGGGACTGATTCGCTATAATACATCTAATAACGTTGTTGAATATAACAACGGCTCCGGCTGGTTGACACTCGCTTCCAACAGCGCGGGCACTCCTTTTGTGAACGGCGGCAACTCTTTCGGCGGAGCTGCGACTCTTGGTACGAATGACAACAACAACCTGAACTTTGAAGCCAATAATACAACGATCATGACTATTAAACCGGCCGGCACCATCGGCATTAACACCAACAATCAATCAGCAACACTGGCGATTGCAAAGTCCACTGCGCCGACAACAATCACTGCAGCTAATTCTTACTTGCATTTAGGGGCCGATGAGCAAAACAGCAACTCTTACCGTCTCATCAGCTTTGGTTACAAAACTCTCGAGGTCTATCCTGCAGCCTATATGGGCTTTCAAGAAACCAGCACTTCAAACTCTTCTCGAGGTGATTTGGTATTTGGTGCCCGCAGCTCGACCAGCGACGTCGCACCCGTCGAGATCATGCGCCTCACCAGTGCCGGAAATCTTTCATTGCCAAAAGCTGCAACCAGAATCGTCAGTGACTTTTCAAATGCCACGGTTGCAAACCGTACTTTCTTCCAAACCTCAACGACAGACCAAAACACCGTTGTCGGCGCACTTCCTAATAACTCAGGCTCTAGCAACGCAAACCCGGGCTCTGGGTTTCAAGTTTTTAATAATGCGAGTCCGACGAATGCTGCCGTTGGCATGCTTGCTGCGGATCAAGGCTTGGTTTACATCGCCAGCAATGTTACTGGTACAGGGACAGCTCTGCCATTGGCGTTTGTACTAAACACGTCAGAAAAAATGCGTATACAAACAGATGGCAGTGTCGGTATTGGTACATCCGCGCCGAATGCAAAACTACAGGTAACCCGTGACTTCGGCACTGCGAACGGTGGCGGCGCTACGGTCGCTTCTTTTCAAGGGAACAACGCCGGCGACCAAAACTACTATCTGCTTGCTGCTTATCATGGGCCGTCTTGGAGATTTCTTGTTGATGGAACTGGAAATGCCAATTTTGCGGGAACTGTTTCTCAGTCGTCAGATCTTCGCTTAAAACAAGACATAACAACCATCGACGGAGCCCTCGAAAAACTGTCACCAATTCGTGGAGTCAATTACTACTGGGCAGACCCAACACGCTCTACAAAAAAACAACTGGGCGTGATCGCTCAAGAAGTTGAAAAAAGCTTTCCGGAAGCTATTTCTGAAGATAAAGAGGGTTACAAAACTGTGAATTACACTGGCTTGATTGGCCCTATTATCCAAGGATTGAAGGAGCTCCACAATAAATGGTTTGTTGATAGTTCCAAAATTCACGAAGAATTGCTCGAACAAAAACGTGCGATTTCGTCTCTAGAAGAGCAAAATAAACTTCTCAAGTCCGCTCTCTGCGAAAAAGATCCGTCTTACAGTTTTTGTCAGCGATAATTGACAAGAAAAAACAAATACCACACGAGCAAGGAATTCGAAAAAATACTCGCTTTCATATCCTGATGTGATATCCGCCCTTTAGCAATCCGCGAGTGTCCCCGATGAGTTCATTGAGGATACAAACTATGAGATACCATCTGTACGTTTTCGGAATTCTATCTCTACTCTTAGTAGCTCAGACAGCCATGGCTTCTGGCACGGGCCTCACTTACCATGGGCGCATCTTAAAGCCCGATGGAACTCCACTGGAGTCTTCAGCCGTCCAATTCACATTGGAGATCCGAAGCCCTGGCAGCGAAGCCTGTTTGCTCTATCAAGAGACACAAACTATTAACATGAGCGACAGCGCTGGCACATTCTCACTCGAGCTTGGTGCAAACCCAACATTCCGCGCCTCTGCGGCTGTTGACGGCGGCTTGTCACTTTCAAAAATTTTCGGCAACAAAGGTACGCTCACTGTTCCTAATTGTAACTTCGGAACTAGCTATACACCGAACGTCGCCGATGGCCGGATTCTTTATATTACTTTTAACGACGGCAGCGGCGCGCAGAGTTTGAGCCCGCAGAAAATCACCTTCGTCCCGTTTGCAATCGAAGCGATGCAGCTCAATGGCTATACAGCAAGCCAGTTCTTGCGTGTGGACTCCGGCACAGCACCCGCACTGACAGCAGCAAACCTCACGACGTTGAATGATCTCTTTAACGGAACACTGAATATCAACACGACCGGCACTGTGACTTCTTCAGGTGCTGTCTCAGGCTCTGAAATGCGTACGTCCGCTATTAAAGTTTACAACGGCAGCAACTATGTTCAGCTGACGGCACCAACCTTGACGGGCAATGTTCTTTTTAAACTTCCCGCGGCTGATGGCGGTGCGGGCCAAGTTCTGCAAACAGATGGCTCCGGCAACCTATCTTGGGTGACGCCTTCTGTTGGCGGTGGAGGCACCATTACGGCTGTCAATGTGACGGCCCCTCTCACAAACACGGGAACAGCGACGGTTCCAAATATCGGTATTCCAATGGCGGGAGGGACTCAATCCGGTTATCTTAGTACAGCTGATTGGAACACATTCAATAATAAACTCGGTGGCTCTGATATCACATCAAGCCTGATCACGACGACTTTGGGTTATGTGCCGTTGAATAAAGCCGGCGACACAATGAGCGGAGATCTCAGCACTCAAAACATCACGATGGCCGCCAACAAATATTTGACGCTCTCTTCGAACTCAACTCCAGGAACTTCAGCCGGACAGGTTTGGTTCGATAGTGGATCTATCAAATACTTCGACGGGTCCGGCGTAAAGTCCATCAGTACAGCCACCAATACTCTTTCAACGGCATTGGCATCAGGCCAAATCTGGGTGGGTAACGCTTCCGGCGGCGCTCAAGCGACGTCTCTTGCCGGTGACATTAATTCTGTTTCTAATACAGGCTCTGTTGTCGTGAATAAAACGACGAGCGGTCAGAGCAATACCATTCTTAGCCTTGATGGTTCAGGCGTCGGTACAATGAAAGGGCTTGCTCTCAGTAACACGGGCACTGTCACTCTTTCGGCGCAAACGGCTTCAGCCACTTATGGTTTAAGACTACCAGCTGCTGCGCCAACAGACACTCAGACATTGCAAGCAGATGCCTCAGGCAATTTATCATGGGTTAGCAGCAATGCTCTCAACAACAGCTATTTGAACGGCGGAAACTCCTTCGGGGCTGATTCGTTGATAGGGCTTAATGACAACTACAATTTGAACATCGCCACCAACGGCACACCTCGAATAACCGTTTTATCAAATGGTAACGTCGGTATCGGCACGACCAGTCCAGGCAAAACGTTGGAAGTGAACGGAACTACGATGTTCCGAGATAAAGTGAGCCTCGGATTTATGAAAGACCTGGAATTCAATGGCGGAAATATTACTGGCGCTAATAAAATTGCGATGAACACCGTGCCGGGCTATCAAATCGATGTTAATTCAAACTTCTCATCAAGTTATTCTGCATCGAGTGTTGCCGCTAAATCACCTGACAGCAGCGGCGGGGTTCGCTCATTTAATACTGCCCCAGGCGATGGCAATGCGGCTTTTTATCAAATAGCAGCGACAAATACGGCGTCAACATTGCAAAACGCCTATATTGGTGCGGTCTCGCAAACAGCCGGATATGCTCCGGTCCTCGTGATCGGTCAGCAAACGGGAGCTAACTCCTACAATGAGCGCATGCGTATCGACGCCAACGGCAACGTCGGCATCGGCACCACCAATCCTTCGGTGTCTCTGGATCTCGGTTCAAAGAAAGATGCCATTCGCTTGCCTGCAGGTACTACTGCGGAACAACCAGTGTCTCCTGCTGATGGCATGCTTCGTTACAATACCACCAATAGTGCTCTGGAGTACTCAAGCGGTGGCAGCTGGACGAGCGTTGGCTCTGGCAGCGGATCTTTTAGCAATATCACCGGGCCGGGAGCGATTAACATCACTGCCGGCGGCACAAATCAGAATGTCACACTCACCGCTTCAGGCACAGGTGTCGTTACTTCTCCAAGCGTTGTAACCGTGACAAATACGACAGCCTCAACGACTTACAATAACGGAGCGCTCGTCGTCTCTGGTGGCGTCGGCGTCAGCGGCGCGATCAACACGAATTCCAATATCACCGCTGCGGGCACGATCACATCAACAGCCTCGAACATTTACAAAGCCAATGGCGACGCTGTGATGATGATTCAATCAGAAAATACATCGACCACCACAGCTCGCTATCCCCGTTTGGATCTTTATAATTTTATGGGAAGTCCCGCGACGGGTAATGGCGGTAACCCCGGCATTAACTTGATTAACTATCGCGGCACAAGCTCAACAACAGCGGCAATGAAGGGCGGCGAATCTATTGGTTCCGTCGTCTTTGGTGGATCTTATAACACCGGCGGAGGCTACTATGAAACAGCTTCCATCTGGGCTCAGACAACCGAGAACTTCTCGTCGACCGCCGCAGGAACGAGCTTGCAGTTCTACGTGACTCCGAACGGCACCAAAGTTCAAAAGCAAAAAATGACTCTCGACCAAAGCGGCTTCTTAGGGCTCAATACGGCAAGTCCCACAGATCCGCTCCATATCGTTGAGGCGGATTCTAGCTTGGGTGTTCGCATCGAAAACCAATCTTCAACTGCATCACGCACACCGGGCATCTCGATTAAAAATTATTCCGGTACATTCTCCGGCGGCCCGACCCTGCTCTTTGAAACTGCTCGCGGCAGCAGCTCCAGCACTTCAACTATCAAGAGCGGAGACAACCTCGGTCAGATTTTATTTCAAGGTCTCAAAAACGGATCTAATTATGTGATGGGCGCGCAAATCTATGGCCAAGCTTCCGAAGACTGGGCTTCGGGTACGGCCGGCACGAGTATGATCTTTAGCACCATTGCAAGTGGCGCAACTTCCGCTTCAGAAAGAATGCGCATCGACGGCGCCACAGGACGCGTTGGCATCGGTGCGAGCAGTCCGAATAACACTTTGCAAGTTGGCAGCACGGGTTCTTCGACAACGAAGCAAGGTATTTACGTCGGCACTTATCTCAGCACGGCGGGCTCCGCTCAATACAATGGTAACTGGACTAGCAGCGGTTATTGGGGCTTAGGCCCTGCCACAAATGCTTCCGATAGCACCATCCTCCTCGGCAACACCGTCGATCAACAAGGCACTTGGAATGGCACTCAGACTCTGAACCTCTCTGTCGGCGGGAAAATCGGTGTCGGCACGATCGCTCCGATAGCACCACTTGACGTACGTGGTAACCGTTCTTTTGAAGCTTCCATGGCCACAGCAAACACGGCCAACGATGGCTATTCAGGATTGAATATTTACGATGATACCGGCGCCAACAAGGCTCTGATTGCCTATGGAAACTCAGGCGCCGGCGTGGCTTCTTCTTCCCTTATTGTCTCTACCCGAGATACAACCTCACCGATTGTCTTTGGTATCAACGCCAATGAAGTGGCGCGCATTTCATCAAGTGGCAACTTCGGAATCGGCACCAACAGTCCGGGCTATAAATTAGACGTCAATGGTATTGCCGGTGCCACGACCATCAGGGTTGGTAATGGAACCTACTCTGTCCCAAGCATTAGTTTTACCAACTACCCAGGAGTTGGCATCTGGTCCAACGGCAATTTAAGTTTTTCAAACAACGGCCTACAAATGACTTTGAATACCAACTCGCTCGCTTTCAATGCAGGCGGTGCGGGACCGCAAATCTATCAAACTGGAGGCAACGCTGCGAAACCTTCGTACGCCTTCAACGTCGACAGTGATACTGGAATGTTCAATCCGAACGCCAGCGGCGGCAGCAAACAACTCGGCTTTTCAACCGCGGGTGTCGAGCGACTTCGCATTGATGCTTCGGGGAATGTTGGTATCGGTACGACAACGCCAGGATATTTGCTCGACGTGAATGGCTCAACAGCCAATGTTAGCGGCGCCTGGGTTGTACGCTC
The sequence above is drawn from the Bdellovibrionales bacterium genome and encodes:
- a CDS encoding tail fiber domain-containing protein, with the translated sequence MKMKRLWDVCSILSLLLLASHAWAGTGLTYHGRILKPDGSALEGPAVQFTLQIRSPGNESCLLYQETQTINMSDSGGAFSLEIGADPTYRVAASVDGGYSLAKVFANNSTLTLPNCAYGSTYTPNTADSRLLYISFNDGSGAQNLTAQKINYVPYAIESMQVNGYKANQLLRVDTGSAPVLTSGNLTVLNDLFNGVLTNSTASLKLPTTVGTSGQVMQTDGSGNLSWVTPASGLGYTPLNKAGDTLSGALELASNNLINTGNISMASNKYFTLSANTTNGTVAGQMWYDTGVIKYFDGTSVRALGVSGAAPTLAASDITGALGYTPVSSANGYVNGGNTFGANATVGLNDAFKLGFKTNNTTQMTLDSNGNLGVGTASPWRKLHVQYTASASDDGIIVDNLGNAGANLSLKSSGAGGHEYMMISTGSANSTGAGSFGIFDQNAVSYRMVIGPTGNVGIGMLAPAYTLDLGSRTDALRLPSGLDATRPTNAAGLIRYNTTSNVVEYNNGSAWITVGSSGGSLPAIAAGQVWVGNASGAAQAFSLSGDVASVSNTGSVVVNKTTTGQANYILALDGSGVANVKGLDMQTGTGKVTLQTAGAFTNYVLTLPNAAPANNQILKSDASGNLSWVTYLAQVSDSAPLTNGKMWIGNASGIASEVTLSGDATISNAGLLTLKNTGTVGTYFKVVTDAQGRVTSGGALASGDVITALGYTPATPGSGYINGGNTFGADATMGLNDNHNLGFRTNNKTQMTLTGTGYLGVGTATPRGNLDVTSPDVAEMFLTSSSGANYTGSGLVLQSLSAAGGSRAMGIFMHDEADQDEWFAGRPFNWIGDNDAYIISRKTSTANHDRSTSEGVLSLLTIKGNGNVGIGNNTPSVSLDLSAKTDAVSLPKGTTAQQPSNAAGLIRYNTSNNVVEYNNGSGWLTLASNSAGTPFVNGGNSFGGAATLGTNDNNNLNFEANNTTIMTIKPAGTIGINTNNQSATLAIAKSTAPTTITAANSYLHLGADEQNSNSYRLISFGYKTLEVYPAAYMGFQETSTSNSSRGDLVFGARSSTSDVAPVEIMRLTSAGNLSLPKAATRIVSDFSNATVANRTFFQTSTTDQNTVVGALPNNSGSSNANPGSGFQVFNNASPTNAAVGMLAADQGLVYIASNVTGTGTALPLAFVLNTSEKMRIQTDGSVGIGTSAPNAKLQVTRDFGTANGGGATVASFQGNNAGDQNYYLLAAYHGPSWRFLVDGTGNANFAGTVSQSSDLRLKQDITTIDGALEKLSPIRGVNYYWADPTRSTKKQLGVIAQEVEKSFPEAISEDKEGYKTVNYTGLIGPIIQGLKELHNKWFVDSSKIHEELLEQKRAISSLEEQNKLLKSALCEKDPSYSFCQR
- a CDS encoding tail fiber domain-containing protein, coding for MRYHLYVFGILSLLLVAQTAMASGTGLTYHGRILKPDGTPLESSAVQFTLEIRSPGSEACLLYQETQTINMSDSAGTFSLELGANPTFRASAAVDGGLSLSKIFGNKGTLTVPNCNFGTSYTPNVADGRILYITFNDGSGAQSLSPQKITFVPFAIEAMQLNGYTASQFLRVDSGTAPALTAANLTTLNDLFNGTLNINTTGTVTSSGAVSGSEMRTSAIKVYNGSNYVQLTAPTLTGNVLFKLPAADGGAGQVLQTDGSGNLSWVTPSVGGGGTITAVNVTAPLTNTGTATVPNIGIPMAGGTQSGYLSTADWNTFNNKLGGSDITSSLITTTLGYVPLNKAGDTMSGDLSTQNITMAANKYLTLSSNSTPGTSAGQVWFDSGSIKYFDGSGVKSISTATNTLSTALASGQIWVGNASGGAQATSLAGDINSVSNTGSVVVNKTTSGQSNTILSLDGSGVGTMKGLALSNTGTVTLSAQTASATYGLRLPAAAPTDTQTLQADASGNLSWVSSNALNNSYLNGGNSFGADSLIGLNDNYNLNIATNGTPRITVLSNGNVGIGTTSPGKTLEVNGTTMFRDKVSLGFMKDLEFNGGNITGANKIAMNTVPGYQIDVNSNFSSSYSASSVAAKSPDSSGGVRSFNTAPGDGNAAFYQIAATNTASTLQNAYIGAVSQTAGYAPVLVIGQQTGANSYNERMRIDANGNVGIGTTNPSVSLDLGSKKDAIRLPAGTTAEQPVSPADGMLRYNTTNSALEYSSGGSWTSVGSGSGSFSNITGPGAINITAGGTNQNVTLTASGTGVVTSPSVVTVTNTTASTTYNNGALVVSGGVGVSGAINTNSNITAAGTITSTASNIYKANGDAVMMIQSENTSTTTARYPRLDLYNFMGSPATGNGGNPGINLINYRGTSSTTAAMKGGESIGSVVFGGSYNTGGGYYETASIWAQTTENFSSTAAGTSLQFYVTPNGTKVQKQKMTLDQSGFLGLNTASPTDPLHIVEADSSLGVRIENQSSTASRTPGISIKNYSGTFSGGPTLLFETARGSSSSTSTIKSGDNLGQILFQGLKNGSNYVMGAQIYGQASEDWASGTAGTSMIFSTIASGATSASERMRIDGATGRVGIGASSPNNTLQVGSTGSSTTKQGIYVGTYLSTAGSAQYNGNWTSSGYWGLGPATNASDSTILLGNTVDQQGTWNGTQTLNLSVGGKIGVGTIAPIAPLDVRGNRSFEASMATANTANDGYSGLNIYDDTGANKALIAYGNSGAGVASSSLIVSTRDTTSPIVFGINANEVARISSSGNFGIGTNSPGYKLDVNGIAGATTIRVGNGTYSVPSISFTNYPGVGIWSNGNLSFSNNGLQMTLNTNSLAFNAGGAGPQIYQTGGNAAKPSYAFNVDSDTGMFNPNASGGSKQLGFSTAGVERLRIDASGNVGIGTTTPGYLLDVNGSTANVSGAWVVRSDQRLKRDIATLENPLDTVLKLRGVSFHWKDDKMDQQYGIQRGFIAQEMEQVVPEWVHEGNDGYKRIEKTGIEAYFVEAIKELYNKWFTDHERIAELEKQNRELKEALCEMNPNSKICKN